One part of the Hippoglossus hippoglossus isolate fHipHip1 chromosome 11, fHipHip1.pri, whole genome shotgun sequence genome encodes these proteins:
- the abitram gene encoding protein Abitram, with the protein MDDTEQRDPEDIAPSVIERYYTRWYRADMKGKPCEDHCVLQHSNRICVVTLAETHPILQDGRTIKSINYQISDGCSRLKNKVSGKSKRGGQFLTDFAPLCRITCSDETEYTIYSCIRGRLLEVNESILKTPKLLLEKPATEGYIAVILPKFDESKSITENLLSREDFERIVSKRIAAESQPS; encoded by the exons ATGGAcgacacagagcagagagaccCAGAAGACATTGCGCCCTCAGTTATTGAGCGGTACTACACGCGGTGGTACAGAGCAG ATATGAAGGGGAAACCGTGTGAGGACCATTGCGTCCTGCAGCATTCAAACAG AATATGTGTTGTCACATTGGCAGAGACTCACCCGATCCTCCAGGACGGACGGACCATCAAGAGCATCAACTACCAGATCAGCGATGGCTGCAGTCGGCTGAAGAATAAAGTGTCCGGGAAATCCAAGCGG GGTGGACAGTTCCTTACTGATTTCGCACCTCTGTGTAGGATCACATGTTCAGATGAGACTGAATACACGATCTACAG CTGCATCAGGGGCCGTCTTCTTGAGGTCAATGAGagtattttaaaaacacctAAACTCCTGCTGGAAAAG CCAGCCACTGAGGGATACATCGCCGTCATCCTGCCAAAGTTTGACGAGAGCAAGAGCATAACGGAGAACCTTCTGAGCAGAGAGGACTTTGAAAGAATCGTCTCCAAACGAATTGCTGCCGAATCGCAGCCCTCCTGA
- the sla1a gene encoding src like adaptor 1a, with protein MPSQQANYKSNRLEPIWRMGNMMKGGIASDKLDTESLDSSQKNSEDNTVVVLQDYPSPDISEPIYRMGEKLHVLAQEAYWWRVRSVQTGKENYIPNTHAAKVYHGWLFEGVERQKAEELLLLPVNRVGSFLVRESGRERGQYSLSVKHRNIKHYRIFRLDNSWYYISPRLTFQCLEDMVNHYSDSADGLCCVLTSPCLSAAAPQPVDPAAPPVVMRRNFDWKKVDRRQLVSTESCSDNVVSYGVRNSIAAYLSFSENQEPAHFRAKSRKKKSKSVYAIPESGLPNTEFDDDF; from the exons ATGCCATCGCAGCAGGCGAACTATAAATCCAACAG GCTGGAGCCCATCTGGAGGATGGGGAACATGATGAAAGGGGGGATCGCCAGCGACAAGCTCGACACTGAGAGCTTAGACAGCTCTCAAAAGA ATTCTGAGGACAACACGGTGGTGGTGCTCCAGGATTACCCGTCTCCTGATATCAGCGAACCCATCTACCGGATGGGGGAGAAGCTCCACGTCCTCGCACA GGAGGCTTATTGGTGGAGGGTTCGCTCCGTCCAAACAGGGAAGGAGAACTACATACCCAACACTCATGCGGCAAAAGTCTATCATGG GTGGCTGTTTGAGGGGGTGGAGAGGCAAAAGGCCgaagagctgctgcttctaCCTGTGAACAGAGTGGGTTCATTTCTGGTGCGGGAGAGCGGCAGGGAGAGAG GCCAGTATTCACTCTCAGTGAAGCACAGGAACATAAAGCACTATCGCATCTTCAGACTGGACAACAGCTGGTACTACATCTCCCCCCGCCTCACTTTCCAGTGCCTGGAGGATATGGTCAACCACTACTCAG ACTCTGCAGATGGCCTATGTTGTGTGCTGACCTCTCCCTGTCTGTCGGCCGCGGCCCCTCAACCAGTCGATCCTGCAGCTCCGCCCGTTGTCATGCGACGCAACTTTGACTGGAAGAAAGTAGACAG GAGACAGCTGGTGagcacagagagctgcagcgACAACGTGGTGAGCTACGGTGTCAGAAACAGCATCGCCGCCTACTTGTCCTTCTCTGAGAATCAGGAACCTGCGCATTTCCGAGcaaagagcaggaagaagaagagcaaatcCGTCTATGCTATCCCTGAAAGCGGCCTTCCGAACACTGAATTTGACGATGACTTCTAG